In a single window of the Neodiprion virginianus isolate iyNeoVirg1 chromosome 1, iyNeoVirg1.1, whole genome shotgun sequence genome:
- the LOC124303180 gene encoding uncharacterized protein LOC124303180, producing MERNEEDFSVAEDVEESVWRSAKSDTGRVETSRKRKRNHRSPTTSESEHSDDLRRRKHGSRRHRKRQARLEEENLRLLALLSRRVRVPMDLIKFDPKTTDATGWVKMVDEWIRRYNPDDYEIVQHLAKAFKDEAAQWFTGMDPSGKSWVEIRSEFLSAYAKNKNVASELHTIWMEDAEFTLENFMKKGRKLKAWLNERKTVDETAAQLTGLSYSAQNRFVRNIFVRESPKSLQEAMAYLDGRTTDFHQPRASSRAPGPHTKTLAPRDGKSHRFDIECYNCGRKGHRKAECRSALQTQRGSYSRVIKELDGRGLGSKKPITCYNCKEEGHIAPSCPKKNEKVVRLCHSTSTENTLKLADGKVLTFIFDSGSDCSLVTESLAERLPGKRQVVCTRLRGLGNGYVDCREMISVCAQLNSINVEIDLFVVPDESLSTKIILGKELLANGISVTLDGTIVKFAKLHKFVGACVATTNFDTVDCDVEEMRESLLKLLRLHAEHMSVDTPRIRVTSGSFEIRLKDENKIVQRRPYKLGILERESVRHMVNKMLEAGIVRESRSPFSSPIILVKKKDGSDRLCVDFRELNANTVADRYPLPLIQDQLDRLCADDWLMVAQQKDDEIKTLYREVIEGSERAKTYSIRDKILMRTINRKSKQDSCVAESEEGKNKVPK from the exons aTGGAACGAAACGAGGAAGATTTCAGTGTGGCAGAAGATGTAGAAGAAAGTGTGTGGAGAAGTGCAAAGAGTGACACAGGCAGAGTAGAAACttctcgaaaacgaaaaagaaatcacCGATCCCCGACGACATCGGAATCTGAACATTCCGATGATTTGCGAAGAAGGAAGCACGGAAGCCGTAGGCACAGAAAACGTCAGGCAAGATTGGAGGAGGAAAATCTGCGACTGCTTGCACTGCTTTCCAGACGAGTACGTGTTCCGATGGATCTCATCAAATTTGATCCGAAAACGACTGACGCGACTGGTTGGGTGAAAATGGTTGACGAGTGGATTCGCCGTTATAATCCTGATGATTATGAAATTGTCCAGCATTTGGCGAAAGCATTTAAAGACGAAGCGGCACAGTGGTTCACTGGTATGGATCCCTCAGGAAAAAGCTGGGTAGAAATACGTTCTGAGTTTTTAAGTGCGtatgcgaaaaataaaaacgttgcGTCGGAGCTGCACACGATTTGGATGGAAGACGCAGAGTTTACactcgaaaattttatgaagaaagggagaaaattaaaagcGTGGCTCAACGAGAGAAAAACGGTGGACGAGACTGCAGCTCAACTTACGGGATTATCCTATTCGGCGCAAAATAGATTTGTTCGCAACATCTTTGTGCGAGAATCTCCTAAAAGCCTACAAGAAGCGATGGCGTACCTTGATGGACGAACGACCGACTTCCATCAACCGCGTGCATCCTCCAGAGCCCCTGGTCCACATACTAAGACTTTGGCGCCGCGAGATGGTAAGTCGCACCGTTTTGACATCGAGTGCTACAATTGTGGAAGAAAAGGACATCGGAAGGCCGAATGTCGATCAGCTCTGCAGACACAGCGTGGCAGTTACTCACGGGTCATCAAGGAACTGGACGGTAGAGGTTTGGGGTCAAAGAAGCCGATAACCTGCTACAACTGTAAGGAAGAGGGACACATTGCCCCGAGTTGCCCTAAGAAGAACGAGAAGGTAGTGAGGCTTTGTCATTCTACCTCCACTGAGAATACTCTGAAGCTTGCTGACGGTAAGGTGTTGACGTTCATCTTTGACTCTGGTTCGGACTGTTCTCTTGTAACAGAGAGTTTGGCGGAGAGGTTGCCTGGTAAAAGACAAGTCGTTTGTACGCGTTTGAGGGGCTTAGGAAATGGGTATGTGGATTGCCGTGAGATGATCTCAGTGTGTGCACAGTTGAATAGCATCaatgttgaaattgatttatttgtaGTACCGGACGAAAGTTTGTccacaaaaataattctggGTAAAGAATTGTTAGCAAATGGTATCTCAGTCACATTAGATGGAACCATagttaaatttgcaaaattacacAAGTTTGTTGGTGCGTGTGTTGCAACTACTAATTTTGATACTGTAGATTGCGATGTGGAAGAGATGAGAGaatcacttttgaaattgttaaGACTGCACGCGGAACATATGAGTGTTGATACTCCTAGGATTCGTGTAACATCTGGCAGCTTTGAGATTAGactgaaagatgaaaataaaattgtacagcGAAGACCTTATAAGCTAGGAATTTTAGAGCGTGAGAGTGTTAGACATatggtaaataaaatgctTGAGGCAGGAATCGTTCGAGAAAGCAGGAGTCCGTTTTCTAGTCCAATTATCTTAGTTAAGAAAAAGGATGGATCAGATAGATTGTGTGTGGATTTTCGGGAGTTAAACGCCAATACAGTAGCAGATCGTTATCCGCTACCGTTGATTCAAGATCAATTAGATCGACTGTGCG cTGATGACTGGTTGATGGTAGCTCAGCAGAAAGatgacgaaataaaaactttgtACCGTGAGGTAATAGAAGGATCAGAGAGAGCaaaaacatattcaattagagacaaaattttgatgcgGACGATAAACAGAAAATCGAAACAGGACAGCTGTGTCGCAGAAAGTGAAGAAGGTAAGAACAAAGTTCCGAAGTGA
- the LOC124306255 gene encoding A disintegrin and metalloproteinase with thrombospondin motifs 3-like, whose translation MGHVNYIHIIFIFWSFDSLKSQNLDDFLTSIDHIQSYKIVYPIIESPEGPRVKRSSVEAKSLRISLDDWTLETSLNELLIISPSFVARRILPRGKFQGRRDAVDEDPLSCQVRRGFVIDQSESLVAITVCNGPWIYGIVNVTGGTFFLQPLSDGRHLIYESRKTLNMDSAKSHPFNSTEGIEPLNNGLEHLPRDDYLRPKNFNTSSANDIFLAASRLSEAVWSGPDSRYRRDEKFYINSSMELPQPRNSSSSYPSGVKERVKRNLMVCNTQEFHNLTGDIIDLEPRLRAAQERDDENFQLPVEKDSEHVEYFYDRAWERNKLPKRKPITREPRSRWLEIGIAADYSVVEFHGSRVQQYILALFNIVSAIYRDPSLESNMKLVIVRMVLYADKKDGMVRRGNARSSLENVNRWNRKFLLSSKKSHDVAVWLTRLDLGGPSGYAPVSGVCDPARSCALNRDEGLTSAFIIAHELAHVLGLTHDGDEAVGNSCGDEAWNGSVMAPMVAATFHRFHWSTCSKKEFHHRVKQWECLLNQPDDHNATLLRATIQTTFTMDEQCRMEFGDGYSLCRSLDLPEPCSHLWCGYGNTSQICKTKKGPPLEGTECGEDKWCINGYCELVDRRRFGLGPVIHNVRDGGWSGWGPWGKCSRSCGVGVQFRSRKCSDPTPAYGGADCEGDSEEFKICEIIQCSERIDLRAQQCARLGILMGFPVRSLMYNSTWLPYEPEEDHLKCQLVCRSRQTGEIYFSGENLVDGTPCTYGSSDICVQGNCSKMGCDNVMNSTALIDNCGECGGRNENCINVTNGYQRKLRRGMTRLAVIPRSAYNVRVELTLPRLAVGQLIDVVITIRDRRRRRNDIGTFDTSGRADVLVVEGAAFHPQKLGDTYTIWSRGPVFTEIVISLGVPDDLLRLGLSLFISSQYFVNRHEQNATVGYSWLPGGWGPCSASCGGGTRHKTIACRDDVTGKIVPRRKCSLTVKPSLESERCNLLSCEFKWISGEWEECTATCGLTGIQHRQLYCVHVSVDVTKVSNDTAAIIYRDMLPPDRCGPPPQAERECNRVPCQGRWLFSADWSPCSQSCGRGIQTRLARCGPDEPTDSLFDCGIVAPYEFRPCKTLDKRNPICLESCKSDSSEHCSLSVLRRYCEVPDFKRRCCLSCQQT comes from the exons ATGGGGCACGTAAATTACATccacattattttcatcttctgGTCGTTTGACAGTTTAAAATCGCAAAATCTCGACGATTTTTTAACATCCATCGACCACATCCAGTCGTATAAAATCGTTTATCCAATAATTGAATCGCCGGAGGGACCGCGGGTAAAAAGGTCGAGTGTAGAGGCGAAGTCGTTGAGAATTTCCCTCGACGATTGGACTCTGGAGACGTCGTTAAACGAGCTCCTGATCATCTCACCCAGTTTTGTGGCACGGCGAATCCTTCCCCGCGGGAAGTTTCAAGGGCGACGAGACGCCGTCGACGAGGATCCGTTATCCTGCCAGGTCCGTCGTGGGTTTGTTATCGACCAGTCGGAGTCCCTGGTTGCGATAACCGTCTGCAATGGTCCCTGGATTTACGGCATCGTCAACGTGACTGGCGGGACGTTTTTCCTCCAACCGCTGTCAGACGGACGTCATCTTATTTACGAGTCAAGGAAGACTTTGAATATGGATTCGGCGAAGTCGCATCCCTTCAATTCCACCGAAGGTATCGAGCCACTAAACAATGGCCTCGAGCATCTGCCTCGCGACGACTATCTTcgaccgaaaaatttcaatacatcCAGTGCAAATGACATTTTCCTCGCCGCCTCGAGGCTCTCAGAGGCGGTGTGGTCCGGACCCGATTCAAGGTACAGGagggacgaaaaattttacataaattcaAGCATGGAGCTCCCTCAGCCGAGAAACTCCTCATCCTCTTACCCCTCCGGCGTCAAGGAACGAGTCAAACGAAATTTGATGGTCTGCAATACCCAGGAGTTCCATAATCTGACCGGGGATATTATCGACCTTGAACCGAGGCTGCGGGCCGCTCAAGAACGGGATGATGAAAACTTTCAACTCCCTGTCGAGAAGGACTCGGAACATGTCGAATACTTCTACGACCGGGCCTGGGAGCGGAATAAATTGCCTA AAAGAAAACCGATAACTAGGGAACCGCGTTCGCGATGGCTAGAGATTGGCATTGCTGCGGATTATTCGGTGGTCGAATTCCATGGCTCAAGGGTTCAACAATACATTTTGGCTCTCTTCAATATC GTGAGCGCGATTTATAGAGATCCATCGTTGGAATCAAACATGAAGCTGGTGATAGTCCGCATGGTTTTGTACGCTGATAAGAAAGACGGTATG GTTCGTCGAGGAAACGCTCGAAGCTCCTTGGAGAACGTGAATCGTTGGAataggaaatttttattatcctcAAAGAAGAGTCACGACGTCGCGGTTTGGCTGACACGTCTCGATCTTGGCGGTCCATCCGGCTACGCGCCTGTTTCCGGTGTGTGTGATCCTGCGAGATCTTGCGCGTTGAATCGTGACGAAGGTTTGACCAGCGCGTTCATAATTGCTCACGAGCTAGCGCACGT GCTGGGCTTAACTCACGACGGAGACGAGGCTGTAGGAAATTCTTGCGGAGATGAGGCCTGGAACGGAAGCGTCATGGCGCCCATGGTTGCGGCTACCTTCCACAGATTTCACTGGTCAACTTGTTCGAAGAAGGAATTCCATCACAGAGTCAA GCAATGGGAGTGCCTGCTGAACCAGCCCGACGACCACAACGCTACTCTCCTCAGAGCCACCATTCAGACGACGTTTACAATGGACGAGCAATGCAGAATGGAGTTTGGAgacgg ctaCAGTCTTTGCAGGTCCCTCGACCTGCCCGAGCCGTGTTCTCATCTCTGGTGCGGTTACGGTAACACTTCTCAAATTTGCAAGACGAAAAAGGGTCCCCCTCTCGAAGGAACCGAGTGCGGTGAAGACAAG TGGTGCATCAACGGCTACTGCGAACTCGTTGATCGACGACGTTTTGGCCTCGGTCCAGTTATCCACAACGTCAGAGACGGCGGCTGGAGCGGCTGGGGTCCCTGGGGGAAGTGTTCGAGGTCCTGCGGTGTCGGCGTTCAGTTTCGTTCGAGGAAATGTAGCGATCCAAC TCCTGCCTACGGCGGTGCGGACTGCGAGGGGGACAGCGAGGAGTTCAAAATCTGTGAAATTATCCAGTGTTCAGAGCGGATTGACCTCAGAGCCCAACAGTGTGCTCGACTTGGTATACTTATGGGATTTCCGGTGCGCTCGCTGATGTACAATTCAACCTGGCTACCCTACGAACCCGAAGAGGATCACCTCAAGTGCCAATTAGTATGTCGAAGTCGGCAGACCGGGGAGATCTATTTCAGCGGTGAAAATCTTGTCGACGGAACACCTTGCACCTACGGAAGCTCAGATATTTGCGTCCAG GGAAATTGCAGCAAAATGGGATGCGACAACGTGATGAACTCGACCGCACTGATCGATAATTGTGGCGAATGCGGGGGCCGGAACGAGAACTGCATCAACGTGACCAACGGCTATCAGCGCAAGCTGCGAAGAG GGATGACTCGGCTTGCGGTAATTCCTCGGTCAGCATACAACGTCAGGGTCGAGCTGACTCTCCCTCGTCTTGCTGTCGGGCAGCTCATCGACGTCGTGATAACGATACGCGACAGACGTCGACGGCGCAACGACATCGGGACCTTTGACACCTCGGGACGGGCCGACGTCCTCGTGGTAGAGGGCGCAGCCTTCCACCCCCAAAAGCTCGGTGACACTTACACGATATGGTCACGAGGCCCAGTTTTCACCGAGATCGTTATATCC CTCGGCGTTCCCGACGATCTCCTTCGCCTTGGCCTCTCGCTTTTCATCTCTTCTCAGTACTTCGTCAATCGCCACGAGCAGAACGCCACCGTCGGATACTCTTGGCTTCCTGGAGGATGGGGTCCGTGTTCGGCGAGCTGCGGGGGCGGCACTCGCCATAAGACTATCGCCTGCAGGGATGATGTAACGGGGAAAATTGTCCCCAGGAGGAAGTGTTCCTTGACCGTCAAACCCTCGCTCGAAAGCGAAAGGTGCAACCTTCTCAG CTGCGAGTTCAAATGGATTTCCGGTGAATGGGAAGAGTGTACAGCGACGTGCGGTTTGACCGGCATCCAACACAGGCAACTGTACTGCGTCCATGTGTCCGTGGACGTGACTAAAGTCTCGAACGACACGGCGGCAATTATTTACAGGGATATGTTACCTCCGGATCGATGTGGACCACCACCCCAGGCGGAGAGGGAATGCAACAGAGTTCCGTGTCAGGGTCGCTGGCTTTTCAGCGCCGATTGGTCTCCT TGTTCTCAGAGCTGTGGCCGTGGCATACAGACCCGTTTAGCTCGATGCGGACCAGATGAGCCGACGGATTCTTTGTTCGATTGCGGAATCGTAGCACCGTACGAATTTCGACCGTGTAAAACGCTCGACAAGCGGAATCCGATTTGTTTGGAGTCTTGCAAAAGTGACAGTAGCGAGCACTGCTCACTTTCGGTTCTTCGTCGCTATTGCGAGGTCCCGGACTTCAAACGGAGATGCTGCCTAAGCTGTCAGCAGACGTGA
- the LOC124306281 gene encoding uncharacterized protein LOC124306281, whose product MNRENCVIVFISIFAMLLAVSNGQLMSKELHRTHAASERPNDLWCYQCDTMDDGEKCFDLVGNHSSLMQKCKDDKRICTVKRVSYTTSTENSTSVPMMWSLERNCTNKCEAGCIVIGERTKLYACTACCEKSLCNTGKGRASDLSTNRIGLLPGLIIQGLLTAIMYPS is encoded by the exons ATGAACCGTGAAAATTGCGTCATCGTGTTCATCTCCATCTTCGCCATGCTTTTGGCCGTCTCGAACG GCCAACTTATGTCGAAGGAATTGCATCGGACTCACGCAGCTTCCGAGAGACCGAACGACCTCTGGTGCTACCAATGCGACACAATGGACGACGGTGAGAAGTGCTTCGATCTCGTCGGCAACCACAGTTCCCTGATGCAGAAATGCAAGGATGATAAGCGCATTTGCACG GTGAAAAGGGTTTCTTACACAACGAGCACCGAGAATTCAACTTCGGTACCAATGATGTGGTCGTTGGAGAGGAACTGTACAAACAAATGCGAGGCCGGCTGCATTGTGATCGGAGAGCGAACAAAATTGTACGCTTGTACAGCTTGCTGCGAGAAATCACTGTGCAACACCGGAAAAGGAAGAGCATCGGATCTGTCGACAAACAGGATAGGACTTTTACCTGGCTTGATAATCCAAGGATTATTGACCGCCATTATGTATCCGTCGTGA